A region of Dioscorea cayenensis subsp. rotundata cultivar TDr96_F1 chromosome 5, TDr96_F1_v2_PseudoChromosome.rev07_lg8_w22 25.fasta, whole genome shotgun sequence DNA encodes the following proteins:
- the LOC120260058 gene encoding 7-deoxyloganetin glucosyltransferase-like, translated as MGFLIPAKKKPHAVCIPYPAQGHVTPMLKLAKLLHSNGFHITFVNTHFNHKRLLKSRGVSSISGVPGFDFKSIPDGLPPSNEDATQDILALCESITNNFLAPFLDLLSNLNHDPPISCIVSDGVMSFTLDAAKQLGVPEVLFWTTSACGFMGYLHYQHLIDQGLVPLKNEEDLTNGYLDMHITTVPGMDNMRLKDFPSFVRTTDPKETLLNYLNRESKRASMASAIILNTFEELEGPVLDAMRSISKLPPIFTIGPLSLLNNNMIMDAELYSSLGSNLWKEEFGCFEWLKGRREASVVYVNFGSITVMSNEHLVEFAWGLANSKLDFLWVIRGDLVKGDSAVLPQEFLEEINGRGMLATWCPQEEVLNHQAIGGFLTHSGWNSTIESIVAGVPMISWPFFAEQQTNCRYVCVEWGLGMEIDNDVKRDEVEKQVRELMEGEKGEEMRKKAMELKKKAFRAAEPTGTSTVNFERLVHEVLLQCFSQASDG; from the exons ATGGGGTTTCTAATACCAGCGAAGAAGAAGCCTCATGCAGTGTGTATTCCATACCCAGCACAAGGCCATGTAACTCCCATGCTAAAGCTTGCCAAGCTTCTACACTCCAATGGCTTCCACATAACATTTGTCAACACTCACTTCAATCACAAACGTCTTCTGAAGTCCAGGGGTGTCTCCTCCATCTCCGGCGTCCCTGGTTTTGACTTTAAGTCTATCCCTGATGGCTTACCACCGTCCAATGAGGATGCGACGCAAGATATCCTTGCACTCTGTGAATCCATTACTAATAATTTCTTGGCTCCGTTCCTTGACCTTTTGAGCAACCTCAATCATGATCCCCCTATTTCTTGCATAGTTTCTGATGGTGTTATGAGTTTCACTCTTGATGCTGCTAAACAACTTGGTGTTCCTGAGGTCTTGTTTTGGACCACAAGTGCTTGTGGTTTTATGGGGTACCTTCATTATCAGCATCTCATTGATCAAGGACTTGTCCCTTTGAAAA ATGAAGAAGATCTCACTAATGGATATCTAGACATGCACATCACCACAGTACCAGGGATGGACAACATGAGGTTGAAGGACTTTCCATCCTTTGTGAGAACGACTGACCCCAAGGAAACTTTGCTAAACTACCTTAATCGAGAATCCAAGAGGGCATCCATGGCATCAGCTATCATTCTTAACACCTTTGAAGAATTAGAAGGACCAGTTCTTGATGCGATGAGGTCCATTTCCAAATTACCTCCCATCTTCACCATTGGCCCTCTCTCCTTGCTCAACAACAATATGATCATGGATGCCGAGTTATACTCATCACTAGGCTCAAACCTATGGAAAGAAGAGTTTGGTTGTTTTGAATGGTTAAAAGGAAGAAGGGAAGCGTCAGTGGTGTATGTGAACTTTGGGAGCATCACAGTGATGAGCAATGAGCATTTGGTGGAGTTTGCATGGGGATTGGCCAACAGCAAACTGGACTTCTTGTGGGTTATTAGAGGAGACCTGGTGAAGGGTGACAGTGCAGTGCTTCCTCAAGAGTTCTTGGAGGAGATCAATGGGAGAGGGATGCTGGCAACTTGGTGTCCTCAAGAGGAGGTTCTCAACCACCAGGCCATAGGTGGCTTCTTGACACACAGTGGATGGAACTCTACTATTGAAAGCATCGTCGCCGGAGTTCCAATGATTTCTTGGCCATTCTTTGCTGAACAACAGACAAACTGCAGGTATGTTTGTGTGGAATGGGGTTTAGGAATGGAGATTGATAATGATGTGAAGAGAGATGAGGTTGAGAAACAAGTGAGGGAGTTGATGGAAGGGGAGAAGGgtgaagaaatgagaaagaaggCCATGGAGTTGAAGAAGAAAGCCTTCAGAGCAGCTGAACCAACTGGGACTTCTACTGTTAACTTTGAGAGGTTGGTTCATGAGGTTCTGCTTCAGTGCTTCTCTCAAGCAAGTGATGGCTAG
- the LOC120260372 gene encoding 7-deoxyloganetin glucosyltransferase-like, producing the protein MGSLAKEKKPHAVCIPFPAQGHVTPMLKLAKLLHSNGFQITFVNTHFNHKRLLKSRGVSSLSGVPGFDFKSIPDGLPPSNEDATQDVPALCESATNNFLAPFLDLLGNLNHDPPVSCIVSDGAMSFTLDAAKQLGVPEVLFWTTSACGFMGYLHYQHLIDQGLVPLKNEEDLTNGYLDMHITTVPGMDNMRLKDFPSFVRTTNPNDIMLNYCRQETMRASMGSAIILNTFEELEGQVLDAMRSILKPPIFTIGPLSLLNNNMIKDAELYSSLGSNLWKEELGCFEWLKGRKEASVVYVNFGSIAVMSNEHLVEFAWGLANSKLDFLWVIRGDLVKGDSAVLPQEFLEEINGRGMLATWCPQEEVLNHPAIGGFLTHSGWNSTIESIVAGVPMISWPFFAEQQTNCRYVCVEWGLGMEIDSDVKRDEVEKQVRELMEGEKGEEMRKKAMELKEKAFRSTEPSGTSTVNFEKLVHEVLLSTKSKAIK; encoded by the exons ATGGGGTCACTagcaaaagagaagaaaccTCATGCAGTGTGTATCCCATTCCCAGCACAAGGCCATGTAACTCCCATGCTAAAGCTTGCCAAGCTTCTGCACTCCAATGGCTTCCAGATAACATTTGTGAACACTCACTTCAACCACAAGCGTCTTCTCAAGTCCCGGGGTGTCTCCTCCCTCTCCGGCGTCCCTGGTTTTGACTTTAAGTCTATCCCTGATGGCTTGCCGCCGTCCAATGAGGACGCGACACAAGATGTCCCTGCACTCTGTGAATCGGCCACCAATAATTTCTTGGCTCCGTTCCTTGACCTTTTGGGGAACCTCAATCATGATCCCCCTGTTTCTTGCATAGTTTCTGATGGTGCTATGAGTTTCACTCTTGATGCTGCTAAACAACTTGGTGTTCCTGAGGTCTTGTTTTGGACTACAAGTGCTTGTGGTTTTATGGGGTACCTTCATTATCAGCACCTTATTGATCAAGGCCTTGTCCCTTTAAAAA ATGAAGAAGATCTCACTAATGGATATCTAGACATGCATATCACCACAGTACCAGGGATGGATAACATGAGGTTGAAGGATTTCCCATCCTTTGTGAGAACCACAAATCCTAATGATATTATGCTCAACTACTGCAGGCAAGAAACCATGAGGGCGTCCATGGGATCCGCTATCATCCTTAACACCTTTGAAGAATTAGAAGGACAAGTCCTTGATGCCATGAGGTCCATACTCAAACCTCCTATCTTCACTATTGGCCCTCTCTCCTTGCTCAATAACAATATGATCAAGGATGCTGAGTTATACTCATCACTAGGCTCAAACCTATGGAAAGAAGAGTTGGGTTGTTTTGAATGGTTAaaaggaagaaaggaagcatCAGTGGTGTATGTGAACTTTGGGAGTATCGCAGTGATGAGCAATGAGCATTTGGTTGAGTTTGCATGGGGGTTGGCCAACAGCAAACTGGACTTTTTGTGGGTTATAAGAGGAGACCTGGTGAAGGGTGACAGTGCAGTGCTTCCTCAAGAGTTCTTGGAGGAGATCAATGGGAGAGGGATGCTGGCAACTTGGTGTCCTCAAGAGGAGGTGCTCAACCACCCGGCCATAGGTGGCTTCTTGACACACAGTGGATGGAACTCTACTATTGAAAGCATCGTCGCCGGAGTTCCGATGATTTCTTGGCCATTCTTTGCTGAACAACAGACAAACTGCAGGTATGTTTGTGTGGAATGGGGTTTGGGGATGGAgattgatagtgatgtgaagAGAGATGAGGTTGAGAAACAAGTTAGAGAGTTGATGGAAGGGGAAAAAGGTGAAGAGATGAGAAAGAAGGCCATGGAGTTGAAGGAGAAAGCCTTTAGATCAACTGAACCAAGTGGGACTTCTACAGTTAACTTTGAGAAGTTGGTTCATGAAGTCCTTCTCTCGACCAAGTCAAAGGCTATCAAATGA